A region of Streptomyces halobius DNA encodes the following proteins:
- a CDS encoding AAA-like domain-containing protein has protein sequence MTIPSRPCSPALDEVNAEIRRLMEEPVCARRTEEYFRLLSLWTEAARSSTPWTKAA, from the coding sequence ATGACTATCCCCTCCCGGCCGTGCAGCCCGGCGCTGGACGAGGTAAACGCGGAGATTCGCCGCCTCATGGAGGAACCCGTCTGCGCCCGGCGGACCGAGGAGTACTTCCGTCTCCTCTCGCTGTGGACGGAGGCAGCCCGCTCCTCGACCCCGTGGACGAAGGCCGCCTGA
- a CDS encoding IS5 family transposase (programmed frameshift), which translates to MGRGDLTNGEWARLKPHLPKSGQRGGRWVSHRRVINGILYRNRTGVPWRDLPARFGKWKTVYERHRRWSADGTWDKIYAAVLADADAEGRIDWSMVSVDSTTCRAHQHAAGARKRSPRVPGKRRTPRQHRPDEGLGRSRGGLTCKIHLAGEGGRRPLALLITPGQWGDAPQLIPVMERIRVGRLSGGRPRTRPDRLGGDKAYSSRRNRRYLRRRQIKHTIPEPKNQRANRQRRGSKGGRPAGFDKTIYKRRNEVERTINALKNSRAVATRFDKRAYVFHGTVTVAAIRLWLRT; encoded by the exons ATGGGGCGGGGAGATCTTACGAACGGAGAGTGGGCCCGGTTGAAGCCGCATCTGCCGAAGTCCGGGCAGCGCGGTGGCCGTTGGGTCAGTCACCGAAGGGTCATCAACGGGATTCTGTACCGGAACCGGACTGGGGTGCCGTGGCGGGACCTGCCTGCCCGTTTCGGGAAGTGGAAGACGGTATATGAGCGGCACAGACGTTGGTCGGCGGACGGCACGTGGGACAAGATCTACGCGGCCGTCCTGGCCGACGCGGATGCCGAGGGCCGCATCGACTGGTCGATGGTGAGCGTGGACTCCACCACCTGCCGGGCCCACCAGCACGCCGCGGGAGCACGCAAGAGATCCCCGCGGGTGCCGG GGAAAAGACGCACGCCCCGGCAGCACCGCCCCGATGAGGGACTCGGACGCTCCCGGGGCGGTCTCACCTGCAAGATTCACCTCGCAGGGGAAGGCGGACGCCGCCCTCTGGCCTTGCTGATCACTCCGGGCCAGTGGGGCGACGCCCCGCAACTCATCCCCGTAATGGAACGTATCCGTGTCGGTCGGCTCAGCGGCGGACGCCCCCGCACCCGACCGGACCGCCTCGGCGGCGACAAGGCCTATTCCTCCCGGCGTAACCGCCGCTACCTGCGGCGACGGCAGATCAAGCACACCATCCCCGAGCCGAAGAACCAGCGGGCGAACCGCCAACGCCGCGGCAGCAAGGGCGGACGGCCCGCCGGCTTCGACAAGACGATCTACAAGCGCAGGAACGAAGTGGAGCGGACGATCAATGCCCTCAAGAACTCCCGGGCCGTGGCCACGAGGTTCGACAAGCGCGCCTACGTCTTCCACGGCACCGTCACCGTTGCCGCGATCCGACTGTGGCTCAGGACGTGA
- a CDS encoding DNA-binding protein translates to MPSSLPTSLAVSDAITHYRQLRELTVDELAYVLRMLDHPISADALAEMERCARPVTVDDLVAISYALDTTPAMLLSHIPIDMPEPEGPLATGLPGDVDQVELRAWLEGKTTLDRESRVGWWKERVARLRVRSAHHEEQLQGAYAELRELGDLGPVRRIMFG, encoded by the coding sequence ATGCCGTCGTCCCTTCCCACGTCCCTTGCTGTGTCCGACGCCATCACCCACTACCGCCAGCTGCGCGAGCTGACCGTCGACGAGCTGGCCTATGTGCTCCGGATGCTCGATCACCCGATCTCGGCCGACGCCCTCGCGGAGATGGAGCGATGCGCTCGTCCTGTGACCGTCGATGACCTCGTCGCGATCTCCTATGCGCTCGACACGACCCCCGCGATGCTGCTGTCGCACATCCCCATCGACATGCCGGAACCCGAAGGACCCCTTGCCACCGGGCTCCCCGGCGACGTCGACCAGGTCGAGCTCCGCGCCTGGCTCGAAGGAAAGACCACGCTCGACCGCGAGTCGCGTGTGGGCTGGTGGAAAGAGCGGGTCGCCCGCCTCAGGGTTCGGTCGGCGCACCACGAGGAGCAACTGCAGGGTGCGTACGCGGAGCTGCGCGAGCTCGGTGACCTAGGGCCTGTCCGACGGATCATGTTCGGGTAG
- a CDS encoding acyl-CoA dehydrogenase family protein, producing MPSKSLTPPVSQVDSATADALSKRLFDSEDFGQVHEPWRQLIATPEFRYEPGLSPQQRTALSYRRLRAVNAMLAHSTELASDAVRLAGAHEWIAAVDPTCASLISIHHNLYVGSLAEADENPLRVVDRDRIGVFLTTETGAGNDAAELQTTATWDPDSDTFELHTPHAAAQKQMPNTSPLGGGKDGVVAARLRTHDTDHGVLLFHVPITDDDGRPLPGIRIRQLPDRSGDHPLDHCLTSFDRVQLPRHALLEGDHGRLDAYGRFTSSVENPRARFLVSIRRVTAGRLAMSASSISIARTSLDIATRYAHHRYISGRPNRVPIAAHRTHSAPLISRIAQAYAMTLIHRQVLHSWAQHDEHDRAPIERDIAIIKAWNTWRAREIATECRERCGALGLFPGNGIAGLASAVDGAITAEGDNVPIMVKAGAEMLFDHEVPPAAPAVTSLNEQLTGMPELRHLLAVAEEATFARARARFCEHPRGLARWNRAGLPAVEAMNLHAAGMAGDAFIWAAEACRGPQERYLVGQLGRLFLLQQLAPHTGPLMADGHLTGDAVKTVPDAIEECIAALTPHMLTLTTAFMTPDGYLAAIPIAHPTYQQALDDPEAHWNRGTGTTQDADLPAREATPWSLLAMRAGTASPNAPHRSRSVA from the coding sequence ATGCCCTCTAAGTCGCTGACCCCGCCGGTGTCGCAGGTGGACTCCGCCACCGCGGACGCCCTGTCCAAGCGATTGTTCGACTCCGAGGACTTCGGGCAGGTCCACGAGCCCTGGCGGCAACTGATCGCCACACCCGAATTCCGCTACGAGCCCGGCCTGTCCCCCCAGCAGCGCACCGCGCTCTCCTATCGACGCCTGCGGGCCGTCAACGCGATGCTCGCGCACTCCACCGAACTGGCCAGCGACGCGGTGCGTCTGGCCGGGGCTCACGAGTGGATCGCGGCCGTCGACCCGACGTGCGCTTCCCTCATCTCTATCCATCACAACCTCTATGTGGGTTCACTCGCCGAGGCGGACGAGAATCCCCTCCGCGTCGTGGACCGTGATCGTATTGGCGTGTTCCTGACCACCGAGACGGGTGCAGGAAATGACGCCGCGGAGCTACAGACGACGGCGACGTGGGATCCCGATAGCGACACATTCGAACTGCACACGCCACATGCCGCTGCGCAGAAGCAGATGCCCAACACATCGCCGCTCGGTGGGGGTAAGGACGGGGTGGTGGCCGCCCGGCTACGTACCCACGACACTGACCACGGCGTGCTCCTTTTCCACGTCCCCATAACCGACGATGACGGTCGCCCCCTTCCCGGGATCCGCATCCGCCAGCTGCCCGACCGATCCGGCGATCACCCTCTCGACCATTGCCTCACCTCTTTCGACCGGGTCCAACTGCCGCGCCACGCACTGCTGGAAGGCGACCACGGGCGACTTGACGCCTACGGGCGATTCACCAGCAGCGTCGAGAACCCGCGGGCCCGGTTCTTGGTCAGCATCCGCCGCGTGACCGCCGGCAGACTCGCGATGAGCGCCAGCAGCATCAGCATCGCGCGAACCTCGCTGGACATCGCGACGCGCTACGCGCACCACCGCTACATCTCAGGCCGCCCCAACCGCGTCCCCATCGCGGCCCACCGCACGCACAGCGCACCCCTTATCTCCCGCATCGCCCAGGCGTACGCGATGACCCTCATTCACCGTCAGGTCCTGCACTCCTGGGCCCAGCACGACGAGCATGACCGCGCTCCGATCGAGCGAGACATCGCCATCATCAAAGCCTGGAACACCTGGAGGGCCAGGGAGATCGCCACCGAATGCAGGGAGCGCTGTGGGGCGCTCGGGCTCTTTCCCGGCAATGGCATCGCCGGACTCGCCTCGGCCGTTGACGGAGCGATCACGGCTGAAGGTGACAATGTCCCCATCATGGTCAAGGCCGGGGCCGAGATGCTTTTCGATCACGAGGTGCCACCCGCCGCCCCTGCGGTGACCTCGTTGAATGAGCAGCTGACCGGCATGCCGGAACTGCGCCACCTGCTCGCTGTGGCCGAGGAAGCGACTTTTGCCCGCGCCCGCGCCCGCTTCTGTGAGCACCCCCGCGGGCTCGCCCGATGGAACCGGGCCGGGCTGCCTGCTGTGGAGGCGATGAATCTCCATGCTGCCGGCATGGCAGGTGACGCCTTCATCTGGGCCGCCGAGGCATGCCGGGGCCCACAGGAACGGTATCTGGTCGGGCAGTTGGGCCGCCTCTTCCTCCTCCAGCAGCTTGCGCCTCACACCGGGCCGCTCATGGCCGATGGGCACCTCACTGGCGACGCCGTCAAGACGGTGCCCGACGCGATCGAGGAGTGCATCGCCGCGCTGACCCCTCACATGCTCACCCTCACCACAGCGTTCATGACCCCCGACGGCTACCTCGCCGCTATCCCCATCGCCCACCCCACCTACCAGCAGGCTCTTGACGACCCTGAAGCCCACTGGAACCGCGGCACCGGCACCACGCAGGACGCCGACCTCCCCGCCCGGGAAGCCACCCCGTGGTCTCTGCTCGCAATGCGGGCCGGCACAGCGAGCCCGAATGCCCCTCACCGGAGCCGGTCTGTCGCGTGA
- a CDS encoding SH3 domain-containing protein, with the protein MRSVMRRAATATAAGALLLGGAVTMAPAASAAPGSGSCTGKPPSIDVHTYVESSNVKFRTGPGTKYTAKGLLTKGTKVYQPCTRGAWSYIKVKTGPHKGEKGWVAGRYLAIHMELP; encoded by the coding sequence ATGAGGTCTGTCATGCGCAGGGCCGCCACCGCAACTGCGGCTGGCGCGCTACTGCTTGGCGGCGCCGTCACCATGGCGCCAGCAGCGTCCGCGGCCCCCGGCAGTGGAAGCTGCACGGGGAAGCCGCCGTCTATCGATGTCCACACCTACGTCGAGTCGTCGAACGTGAAGTTCAGGACCGGGCCCGGCACCAAGTACACGGCCAAGGGTCTGCTCACCAAGGGCACGAAGGTCTACCAGCCCTGCACCAGGGGTGCTTGGTCGTACATCAAGGTCAAGACCGGTCCCCACAAGGGTGAGAAGGGCTGGGTCGCGGGCCGGTACCTCGCGATCCACATGGAACTGCCCTAA